From Mycolicibacterium nivoides, a single genomic window includes:
- a CDS encoding indolepyruvate ferredoxin oxidoreductase family protein, which yields MDIMEDECIVHLTGIQALARMVFEVRRADLRAGMDTAGFVSGYEGSPLAGFDTELSRHTDLLHHLGIVFQPAVNEELAATAVQGSQLAATQPGSRVSGVTGFWYGKSPGLDRASDAIRHANLMGTHPDGGVVALVGDDPAAKSSTVPGASEYLLADLGIPTLYPADPQELIDFGMHAVALSRASGLWTALKVVTNVADASGTINPAGSRIGLVEHAAGESPYRHRVSAHMLQPSLEQYEITRDGIRRDIATRYAAANGLNPITGDRTEARIGIAAAGKTYLDLMAALRILGLDQQECGQRGIRLLRFGMINPLDSQTLSSFAAGLSELIVVEDKRPFLESAIKDALYGVAGAPRVTGKKDIVGQPLFALHGELEPDTIALGLARRLRDIGGFPSVDAWSERPRPRPSISALPLINRTPYFCSGCPHNSSAKVPDGTLVGAGIGCHGMVTLMDEGQVGHVTGMTQMGGEGAQWIGIAPFVEPTRYVQNLGDGTFHHSGSLAIRAAVAAGITITYKLLYNSAVAMTGGQQAVGLMTVAQICRTMAAEGVARIIITTEDTTRYRRTDLPANTSVWDRTRLDEAQLTLTDTAGVTLLIHDQECATELRRKRKRGLTPAPSQRIFINERVCEGCGDCGQKSNCLSVIPVDTEFGRKTHIDQSSCNQDLACLAGDCPSFISVTTSGSGRRRFDAIPEVAAVADPSVPEWSVHTTRIAGIGGSGVVTLAQILATAAAQSGIHVRALDQTGLAQKGGAVISDIKLTRRESVTAHKAASGECDLYLGCDLLVAADPKHLTAADPHRTVAVVSSSEVPTGRMVVDPTVGYPDHDLLEAPIRAASRRTMVLDARRASNTLLGDEQYANLLLVGAAYQIGALPLPASAIENAIATNGVKVEANIAALRYGRFAVADPGGFAEMLAARSAAPASPPQSPTADRLIDRVGPTAGSELLRLLRIRIPELIAYQDVRYAEQYSDFVSGVLRAEAAKAPGSTALTEAVAANLYKLMAYKDEYEVARLSLDPAVHAAIRAEFGADAAVSYRLHPPALRAMGMQRKLELGPWIRPAFRVLIAMRRLRGTALDPFGHARVRRLERALIGEYRQTVEAVLRGLSPANIQLAVEIARLPDGIRGYESIKTESVHRYRAELAEALARYPAGHD from the coding sequence ATGGACATCATGGAGGATGAATGCATCGTGCACTTGACGGGGATCCAGGCGCTGGCCCGCATGGTCTTCGAGGTCCGGCGTGCAGATCTACGTGCTGGCATGGACACGGCCGGCTTCGTGTCGGGATATGAAGGATCGCCGCTGGCGGGTTTCGATACCGAGCTGAGCAGACACACCGATCTCCTTCATCATCTGGGGATCGTGTTCCAGCCCGCGGTGAACGAGGAACTGGCGGCCACAGCGGTCCAGGGCTCTCAATTGGCGGCGACGCAACCAGGCAGCCGGGTTTCGGGGGTCACCGGATTCTGGTACGGCAAATCTCCGGGCCTGGACCGCGCATCCGACGCGATCCGGCACGCCAACCTGATGGGAACCCATCCCGACGGGGGCGTCGTAGCGCTGGTAGGCGACGACCCGGCCGCCAAATCGTCAACAGTGCCGGGCGCGTCAGAGTACCTGCTCGCCGACTTGGGCATCCCGACGCTCTATCCGGCAGACCCGCAGGAACTCATCGACTTCGGGATGCACGCCGTGGCGTTGTCACGTGCTTCGGGACTGTGGACGGCACTCAAGGTCGTGACCAATGTCGCCGACGCCAGCGGGACCATCAATCCGGCTGGCTCCAGGATCGGTCTCGTTGAGCATGCTGCGGGCGAATCGCCATACCGACACCGTGTCAGTGCGCACATGCTGCAACCGTCACTGGAGCAATACGAGATCACCCGCGACGGCATCCGCCGTGACATCGCCACCCGCTACGCCGCGGCCAATGGCCTCAACCCGATAACTGGAGACCGCACCGAGGCCCGTATCGGTATTGCAGCAGCCGGCAAGACCTACCTTGACCTGATGGCTGCCCTGCGCATTCTCGGGTTGGACCAACAGGAGTGCGGCCAGCGTGGAATCCGACTGCTCCGCTTCGGAATGATCAATCCGCTCGACAGTCAGACGCTGTCGAGCTTTGCGGCCGGGCTGTCGGAGCTCATTGTGGTGGAGGACAAGCGGCCGTTTCTGGAGTCTGCCATCAAGGACGCGCTCTACGGTGTGGCCGGAGCACCCCGCGTCACCGGCAAGAAAGACATTGTCGGCCAACCGCTGTTCGCATTGCACGGCGAACTTGAGCCGGACACGATTGCACTTGGCCTGGCCCGTCGACTGCGCGACATCGGTGGATTCCCGTCGGTGGACGCCTGGTCGGAGCGTCCGAGGCCACGGCCCAGCATCTCGGCACTGCCTTTGATCAACCGGACGCCTTACTTCTGCTCAGGGTGTCCGCATAACAGCTCCGCCAAGGTGCCCGACGGAACTCTGGTCGGTGCCGGGATCGGCTGCCACGGAATGGTGACATTGATGGACGAGGGCCAGGTCGGCCACGTCACGGGCATGACCCAGATGGGCGGCGAGGGAGCCCAGTGGATCGGGATAGCCCCGTTCGTCGAGCCCACCCGCTATGTGCAGAACCTGGGCGACGGAACATTCCATCACTCCGGGAGCCTGGCGATCCGCGCAGCGGTGGCAGCTGGTATCACAATCACCTACAAACTGCTTTACAACTCCGCGGTCGCAATGACAGGCGGGCAACAAGCCGTCGGTTTGATGACTGTCGCGCAGATCTGCCGAACGATGGCGGCCGAAGGGGTTGCGCGCATCATCATCACCACCGAGGACACCACCCGCTATCGCCGCACCGACCTGCCCGCCAATACCAGCGTCTGGGATCGCACCCGCCTCGACGAGGCGCAACTGACACTGACCGACACCGCGGGTGTCACCCTACTGATCCACGACCAAGAGTGCGCAACGGAACTGCGGCGCAAGAGAAAACGCGGACTGACACCCGCACCTTCCCAGCGGATCTTCATCAACGAACGGGTATGCGAGGGATGCGGTGACTGCGGGCAGAAGTCCAACTGCCTGTCGGTGATTCCGGTTGACACCGAATTCGGCCGCAAGACGCACATCGACCAGTCGTCGTGCAACCAGGATCTGGCATGCCTGGCCGGTGACTGCCCGTCGTTCATCTCGGTCACCACCTCGGGTTCCGGACGCCGCAGATTCGACGCGATTCCTGAAGTCGCCGCTGTCGCCGATCCGTCGGTTCCGGAGTGGTCCGTGCACACCACCCGCATCGCCGGAATCGGAGGATCCGGTGTAGTCACGCTGGCGCAAATCCTTGCCACCGCGGCAGCACAGTCAGGTATCCATGTCCGGGCTCTCGACCAGACCGGCTTGGCGCAGAAGGGCGGAGCGGTAATCTCCGACATCAAGCTCACCCGCCGGGAATCCGTGACCGCGCACAAGGCAGCGAGTGGTGAATGCGATCTATATCTGGGCTGTGACCTGCTGGTAGCCGCGGATCCGAAGCACTTGACGGCGGCAGATCCGCACCGGACCGTTGCCGTCGTCTCGAGCAGCGAGGTGCCCACCGGACGCATGGTCGTCGACCCGACTGTCGGCTATCCAGACCACGATCTGCTGGAAGCCCCGATACGGGCTGCGTCCAGGCGCACCATGGTTCTCGACGCCCGACGCGCTTCCAACACATTGCTGGGTGACGAGCAATACGCAAACCTGCTCCTCGTCGGGGCCGCCTACCAAATCGGTGCTCTGCCACTGCCCGCATCAGCCATCGAGAACGCCATCGCCACAAACGGCGTCAAGGTCGAGGCCAACATTGCAGCACTGCGCTACGGGCGGTTCGCCGTCGCCGACCCAGGAGGTTTTGCCGAGATGTTGGCAGCTCGATCAGCCGCGCCGGCGTCGCCGCCACAGAGCCCCACCGCAGATCGGCTCATCGATCGTGTGGGACCCACAGCAGGATCGGAACTGTTGCGGCTCTTGCGGATACGGATACCGGAGTTGATCGCCTATCAGGACGTGCGCTATGCCGAACAGTACAGCGATTTCGTCTCCGGGGTGCTGCGTGCCGAAGCCGCCAAAGCGCCTGGTTCCACGGCGTTAACCGAGGCGGTCGCCGCCAACTTGTACAAGCTGATGGCATACAAAGACGAGTACGAGGTGGCGCGCCTGTCCCTTGACCCAGCCGTACATGCCGCGATTCGTGCGGAATTCGGTGCGGACGCTGCGGTGAGCTACCGCCTGCATCCGCCCGCGCTGAGAGCGATGGGGATGCAGCGCAAACTCGAACTCGGACCCTGGATCAGGCCGGCATTTCGGGTCCTGATCGCCATGCGCAGGCTCCGCGGTACCGCACTCGACCCCTTCGGCCATGCACGCGTGCGTCGACTCGAGCGCGCGCTCATCGGCGAGTACCGCCAGACAGTCGAGGCCGTCCTTCGCGGACTGTCACCGGCGAATATCCAACTGGCGGTGGAGATCGCCAGGCTGCCGGACGGTATCCGGGGTTACGAATCAATCAAGACCGAGTCGGTGCACCGCTACCGCGCAGAGCTTGCTGAAGCCCTGGCCCGGTACCCTGCCGGTCACGACTGA
- a CDS encoding S9 family peptidase, protein MTGGREVAADRHVRVNYGASLSPDATAFAHLVDDGGYPRAVQRFLRGWRASSSRDVELPVAGPVTKVIHSADGHWLACEVAPDGASRTQIWVVTTDPDDRDARRIDHWSPDVAEGTAELIGWDGTQVAAILTGEDGVGSSCLIDPASGDIVVLDRRSGGRLVDSWAGASLVRVGPRGYRELIMLWGLTEIGLLPYDPGSTTDIGVILDDHQPRRLRTGFDGDAMSLVEPAKSYSSDSTDGYVRALIRSENGASHARLLEVTVTADGVGYYVVAERPGYELDEFVVSDDLSTVAMLWNIDGCSELQILQYADGTLSEPIPLPGMVATELSISAGGSMVAMTVQGPSLPPTVELVDPRTREWERIDRDPSVGPLTGTPTLARITARDGLELNAWLYEPDAEPIGAMIFLHGGPEGQSRPDYNEFYPQLLEAGITVLTPNVRGSGGFGRAFMHADDKELRFAAIDDVADCVSYLVDNGYAAADRIACCGWSYGGYLTQAALTFHPELFAAGISICGMSDLNTFYRNTEPWIAAAAYPKYGHPVGDRELLERLSPLLRAHALTAPLLLVHGANDTNVPPSESQQMFDALRALGRTVEMLTFADDGHEIIKRENRAVLVDAMTRWLIKAFDV, encoded by the coding sequence GTGACGGGAGGACGTGAGGTGGCCGCGGATCGGCATGTGCGGGTGAACTACGGCGCGTCGCTGTCACCGGATGCGACGGCATTCGCCCACTTGGTCGACGATGGCGGCTATCCACGGGCGGTGCAGCGCTTCCTGCGGGGATGGCGCGCCAGCTCCTCGCGCGACGTCGAACTGCCCGTGGCCGGTCCCGTGACGAAAGTCATCCATTCCGCCGATGGCCATTGGCTGGCCTGCGAGGTGGCTCCGGACGGTGCGTCGCGCACCCAGATCTGGGTGGTGACCACCGACCCGGATGACCGGGACGCGCGTCGCATCGATCACTGGTCGCCCGATGTCGCCGAGGGCACCGCGGAACTGATCGGTTGGGATGGGACACAGGTGGCGGCGATCCTGACCGGAGAGGACGGCGTCGGTAGTTCCTGCCTGATCGACCCCGCCTCGGGGGACATCGTCGTTCTCGACCGCCGTTCGGGTGGCCGCCTGGTGGATTCATGGGCCGGCGCTTCGCTGGTGCGGGTCGGCCCACGCGGCTACCGGGAGCTCATCATGCTGTGGGGACTCACCGAAATCGGTCTGCTGCCCTACGATCCGGGCTCGACCACCGACATCGGCGTGATCCTCGACGATCACCAACCCCGCCGGCTGCGCACCGGGTTCGACGGGGACGCGATGTCACTGGTCGAACCGGCCAAGTCCTACAGTTCCGACAGTACGGATGGCTATGTGCGGGCGCTGATTCGGAGCGAGAACGGGGCGTCGCATGCCCGGCTGCTCGAAGTGACCGTCACCGCCGACGGGGTCGGCTATTACGTCGTTGCCGAGCGTCCTGGCTATGAGCTCGACGAGTTCGTGGTCAGTGATGATCTGTCGACGGTGGCGATGCTGTGGAACATCGACGGTTGCAGCGAACTTCAGATCCTCCAGTACGCCGACGGGACGCTGTCCGAGCCGATTCCGTTACCCGGCATGGTCGCCACCGAATTGAGCATCAGTGCCGGTGGCTCCATGGTGGCGATGACGGTCCAGGGGCCGTCATTGCCTCCCACGGTCGAACTCGTCGACCCACGCACCCGCGAATGGGAGCGGATCGACCGCGATCCGAGCGTCGGTCCGCTCACCGGGACACCGACTTTGGCGCGAATCACCGCGCGCGACGGGCTGGAACTCAACGCCTGGTTGTACGAACCTGACGCCGAACCGATCGGCGCGATGATCTTTCTGCACGGCGGTCCGGAGGGTCAGTCGCGGCCCGACTACAACGAGTTCTATCCGCAGCTGCTGGAAGCCGGGATCACCGTGCTGACACCGAATGTGCGCGGATCCGGTGGATTCGGTCGCGCGTTCATGCACGCCGACGACAAGGAATTGCGGTTCGCGGCCATCGACGACGTCGCCGACTGCGTGAGCTACCTCGTCGACAACGGCTACGCTGCCGCCGACCGAATTGCCTGTTGCGGGTGGTCCTATGGCGGCTATCTGACCCAGGCGGCGTTGACATTTCACCCGGAGCTGTTCGCGGCAGGGATCAGCATCTGCGGCATGAGCGATCTGAACACCTTCTACCGCAACACCGAGCCGTGGATCGCGGCGGCGGCTTATCCGAAATACGGTCATCCGGTCGGTGACCGGGAGCTGTTGGAGCGGCTGTCGCCGCTGCTGCGGGCACACGCGCTGACGGCGCCGCTGCTCCTGGTGCACGGTGCCAACGACACCAACGTGCCGCCGAGCGAATCGCAACAGATGTTCGACGCGTTGCGTGCGCTGGGCCGCACCGTGGAGATGCTGACGTTCGCCGACGACGGTCACGAGATCATCAAGCGCGAAAACCGCGCGGTCCTGGTGGATGCCATGACCCGCTGGCTGATCAAGGCCTTCGACGTCTAG
- a CDS encoding fumarylacetoacetate hydrolase family protein has protein sequence MRLYNTTSGWAREDQPGVLSLLAASEGTGIDSVETLATSAVRSEIPLDQAHLLAPVRRPGKILIIGLNYPSHAEEARAVLAALGKAEADLPTEPTFSIVAGSAVTNPGERIRLPVIAAEQVDYEGELAVVIGRECADVSADEGWSCVAGFTIGNDVSARDIQRRAMHGDPAASIGLAKSLDTFKPLGPCLVTTDEFDGLPDLSIQTRVNGELRQDDRTGTMLHPIPELISHLSRYLTLNPGDVICTGTPKGAGFFSGRFLAPGDEVTVAIERIGTLSNPVGAA, from the coding sequence ATGCGGCTGTACAACACGACGAGCGGTTGGGCTCGCGAGGACCAACCAGGAGTGCTCTCACTCCTGGCAGCCTCCGAGGGGACGGGGATCGATTCCGTCGAAACGCTGGCCACATCGGCGGTGCGTTCCGAGATCCCACTGGATCAGGCTCATCTGCTGGCCCCAGTTCGGCGTCCGGGAAAGATCCTGATCATCGGTCTGAACTACCCCAGCCACGCCGAAGAGGCCCGCGCGGTACTCGCCGCACTCGGCAAGGCGGAGGCCGACCTGCCAACCGAACCGACCTTCTCGATCGTGGCCGGTAGCGCTGTGACGAATCCCGGCGAGAGGATCCGACTGCCCGTGATCGCCGCCGAACAGGTTGACTACGAAGGCGAGTTGGCCGTTGTCATCGGACGGGAATGTGCCGACGTCTCTGCGGACGAAGGGTGGTCCTGCGTCGCCGGATTCACCATCGGCAATGACGTCTCGGCCCGCGACATCCAACGCCGCGCGATGCACGGTGACCCAGCAGCATCGATCGGACTTGCCAAGAGCCTAGACACCTTCAAACCGCTGGGGCCGTGCCTGGTCACAACTGACGAGTTCGATGGTCTACCCGATCTTTCCATTCAAACCCGAGTCAACGGCGAACTTCGCCAAGATGATCGGACCGGGACCATGCTGCATCCGATTCCGGAGTTGATCTCCCACCTCTCCCGCTATCTCACCTTGAATCCCGGTGACGTGATCTGTACGGGCACTCCAAAGGGGGCGGGATTCTTCTCAGGCCGGTTCCTGGCGCCCGGGGACGAGGTGACCGTCGCGATCGAGCGAATCGGCACACTGTCGAACCCGGTCGGTGCGGCATGA
- a CDS encoding acyl-CoA synthetase, translating to MICSTDPVEWLKHVESEPLSDRDLPESSYALLCGAAAKFPDRDAVHHLPRGLIPGAHSWTYRRLLHNVHQGANLFYELGVEPNGVIATLLPNGPATFQAILGAQLIGVINPVNPALRAEHIADIAELTGARVLLCPAPQSDIDLWGKANEVACRMPGLRLVTVGGPAGFEEMASRQPGDRPRFDHRPQPDDVAAYFHTGGTTGIPKVAVHTHANQIYTSWAIALALGFDQDSVLLSGLPLFHVNALHVATLAPMFAGGASVSLGPDGYRDPAAIAGFWGIVQDYRVTAFSAVPTVYSTLPPLPVDVDVSSVRYGIVGAAPLPDRVRTNFEQSTGIPMIEGYGLTEGTCASVIAPLAGTRVDRLGLRLPYQQIKAVRIDADGERYVNCRPGETGVLAIAGPNVFPGYLRHEDEVRYPDPSGTVDDGWLITGDLGAVDEDGFVTLIGRSKDVIIRGGHNIDPRPIEAVLLQHDDVTGAAVVARPDAHSGEVPAAYVTVREGADSTEEELMRWLQSRCPEPASAPKFVHKISALPMTAVGKVNKAALVRDCILRVARTELGRFGDEALVDIGDEEGSAGTVRIRLPAGTSRELAGDLRDRMNRYPVTVHVTTDEVGS from the coding sequence ATGATCTGCTCCACTGATCCGGTCGAATGGTTGAAACATGTTGAATCCGAACCACTGTCTGATCGAGATCTGCCGGAGAGCAGTTACGCACTACTGTGCGGTGCTGCAGCCAAATTTCCGGACCGTGATGCAGTTCACCACCTTCCACGCGGGTTGATCCCGGGGGCGCATTCCTGGACATACCGTCGGCTGCTCCACAACGTCCACCAAGGTGCCAACCTATTCTACGAACTCGGCGTCGAGCCGAACGGGGTCATCGCAACCCTGCTACCCAACGGACCAGCCACCTTTCAGGCGATCTTGGGCGCTCAACTGATCGGGGTCATCAACCCGGTGAACCCCGCGCTGCGCGCGGAGCACATTGCCGACATCGCCGAGCTGACCGGTGCCCGGGTACTCCTTTGCCCCGCACCGCAATCGGACATCGACCTATGGGGAAAGGCCAACGAGGTCGCGTGCCGCATGCCCGGGCTTCGGCTCGTCACGGTCGGCGGTCCTGCCGGATTCGAGGAGATGGCATCCCGACAGCCGGGCGACCGACCGCGATTCGATCATCGTCCACAACCCGACGATGTCGCGGCATACTTCCATACCGGTGGGACGACCGGCATTCCGAAAGTGGCTGTGCACACCCACGCCAACCAGATCTACACAAGTTGGGCGATCGCACTCGCGTTGGGCTTCGACCAGGACAGCGTGCTGCTGTCCGGGCTGCCGCTGTTTCACGTCAACGCCTTGCACGTCGCCACATTGGCGCCCATGTTCGCCGGAGGCGCCTCAGTCAGCCTGGGACCGGACGGGTACCGCGACCCCGCCGCGATCGCCGGGTTCTGGGGCATTGTGCAGGATTACCGCGTTACGGCGTTTTCCGCAGTACCCACCGTCTATTCGACACTGCCTCCCCTGCCTGTCGATGTCGACGTGTCGTCTGTCCGCTACGGAATCGTCGGCGCTGCACCACTTCCCGACCGGGTCCGGACCAACTTCGAGCAGTCCACCGGCATCCCTATGATCGAGGGATACGGACTCACCGAGGGGACCTGTGCCAGCGTGATCGCTCCGCTCGCAGGGACACGTGTGGACAGGCTGGGACTGCGCCTGCCCTACCAGCAGATCAAGGCTGTGCGAATCGACGCGGATGGCGAGCGTTACGTCAACTGCAGACCGGGCGAGACAGGGGTGCTCGCGATCGCCGGACCCAACGTGTTTCCCGGGTACCTTCGGCACGAGGACGAAGTGCGGTACCCAGACCCTAGCGGAACCGTGGACGATGGCTGGCTCATCACCGGTGACCTCGGCGCCGTGGATGAGGACGGGTTCGTCACGCTTATCGGCAGGAGTAAGGACGTCATCATCCGCGGTGGCCACAACATTGACCCTCGTCCGATCGAAGCGGTTCTCCTACAACACGACGACGTCACCGGCGCGGCAGTGGTGGCACGGCCGGACGCGCATTCCGGCGAGGTTCCGGCAGCCTACGTCACCGTACGGGAGGGCGCCGACAGTACCGAGGAGGAGCTGATGCGCTGGCTGCAATCGCGTTGCCCGGAGCCGGCCTCGGCGCCCAAGTTCGTCCATAAGATATCCGCGCTGCCGATGACGGCCGTGGGCAAGGTCAACAAGGCAGCTCTGGTTCGGGACTGTATCTTGCGGGTTGCCCGCACCGAACTCGGCCGATTCGGCGATGAGGCATTAGTGGATATCGGCGATGAAGAGGGATCCGCCGGAACTGTACGGATCCGCTTGCCTGCGGGCACTTCTCGTGAACTGGCCGGAGATCTGCGCGACCGCATGAATCGGTACCCAGTGACCGTCCACGTAACGACGGACGAAGTGGGTTCCTAG
- a CDS encoding FAD-dependent monooxygenase: MTGSLRASVVIVGAGPVGMATALSLGRHGIRTVLLDKHKGINPHPRAHVVNTRSMELFRRWGIVDGIVEDAVSQESARNIVWRTTLTGEELGRIDVFGDAASAATRRHSSPQSIVSCAQNRVQQRLLQQLMELGHTNIRYGARAAGVTQGPSGVTVDISTDAGSETIEAEYLVVADGASGSISATMGLEMEGLPPFGHQLNIYFHADLRPLLGDNPAMLVWVLNSTAPGAFIGMDGAHRWTFNIGFDPETETVQDYPPARCIQLIRDAAGVRDLHVDIQSVGTWSFAARTANRYRHGRAFLAGDAAHQFPPTGGLGMNTGLADADNLAWKLAAVLHGWASDSLLDTYEAERRPVALSSAQQSVANALNMSEVGIGPSAVAVAGRLESADASVRAAERAHLSVAIPRQRGHFDALDQEIGHIYFHDGPPRVVDVATVGARLPHAWILRDGTPCSTIDLAASGYILVVGRSGSAWAGKLADSALGRRIPWTELTIGRDIELLNTDPFDIGDDGAVLIRPDGYVAWISGELAVGTRSGAFSEDLCAGPSVG; this comes from the coding sequence GAGCTCATGTGGTGAACACACGTTCCATGGAGTTGTTTCGCCGGTGGGGAATCGTCGACGGGATCGTCGAGGACGCCGTCAGCCAGGAGTCTGCCCGCAACATCGTCTGGCGCACGACTCTGACCGGAGAGGAACTCGGAAGAATCGACGTGTTCGGCGATGCTGCCAGTGCTGCAACACGCCGACACTCATCTCCACAATCCATCGTCTCGTGTGCCCAGAATCGCGTTCAACAAAGATTGCTCCAGCAATTGATGGAGCTCGGTCACACCAACATCCGGTATGGAGCGCGCGCCGCGGGTGTCACGCAGGGGCCGTCGGGTGTCACGGTCGATATCAGCACCGATGCCGGGAGCGAAACGATCGAGGCCGAGTATTTGGTCGTCGCCGACGGCGCGTCGGGGAGCATCAGTGCCACCATGGGCCTGGAAATGGAGGGCCTACCGCCCTTCGGCCATCAACTCAACATTTACTTCCACGCCGATCTGCGTCCGCTACTGGGAGACAACCCGGCGATGCTCGTATGGGTTCTCAACTCGACGGCACCAGGCGCGTTCATCGGTATGGATGGCGCGCACCGGTGGACGTTCAACATCGGGTTCGACCCGGAAACCGAAACCGTGCAGGACTATCCACCAGCGCGATGCATCCAGCTGATCAGGGATGCGGCGGGGGTCAGGGACCTACACGTCGATATTCAATCGGTGGGCACCTGGAGCTTTGCGGCCCGCACTGCCAATCGCTACCGCCACGGCCGGGCATTCCTCGCCGGTGATGCGGCACATCAGTTTCCACCCACCGGCGGGCTGGGTATGAATACCGGATTGGCCGACGCCGACAATCTGGCGTGGAAGCTGGCTGCAGTTCTGCACGGTTGGGCCAGCGACAGTCTGCTCGACACTTACGAAGCAGAACGACGCCCGGTTGCTCTGTCGAGTGCACAACAAAGTGTCGCCAATGCACTGAACATGTCCGAAGTTGGAATCGGACCTTCGGCGGTCGCTGTCGCCGGTCGACTGGAAAGCGCCGATGCCTCGGTTCGGGCCGCCGAGCGTGCGCATCTCTCCGTGGCGATACCGCGTCAACGCGGGCACTTCGACGCCCTGGATCAGGAGATCGGCCACATCTATTTCCACGATGGTCCGCCCCGCGTCGTGGACGTGGCGACCGTCGGCGCCCGGCTGCCACACGCCTGGATCCTACGAGATGGGACACCTTGTTCGACAATTGATTTGGCAGCATCTGGCTACATATTGGTAGTGGGGCGGTCCGGATCTGCATGGGCCGGGAAACTGGCCGACTCTGCGCTGGGACGGCGCATTCCGTGGACTGAGTTGACTATTGGCCGCGACATCGAACTGCTGAACACCGATCCCTTCGACATCGGCGACGACGGTGCCGTATTGATTCGACCTGACGGGTATGTGGCATGGATCAGCGGTGAGTTAGCGGTCGGCACCCGCTCCGGAGCATTCAGCGAAGACCTATGCGCAGGACCTTCGGTCGGGTGA
- a CDS encoding TetR/AcrR family transcriptional regulator has product MARNRQQIPKADRQAEVLSHARQLFVAKGYRATSVTQVGKAAGIASAAVHWYFPTKDDLFAAVLGQIFDEARADVEDLDVTPEEKLVRLLEATKAYRIIHREAYERMAESQGLRAVYSETAEWLECQLLLSVEQRLPAGYDTAAIADVAHVLFEGLLVSQRDLDRPIGEIVRLLIDALVASATAESAVSPER; this is encoded by the coding sequence ATGGCTCGGAACCGCCAACAGATACCAAAGGCCGACCGCCAGGCCGAAGTGCTTTCCCATGCACGACAGCTGTTCGTGGCCAAGGGCTATCGCGCCACCAGCGTCACCCAGGTGGGCAAGGCCGCCGGCATTGCCAGCGCCGCCGTGCATTGGTACTTCCCCACCAAAGACGATCTTTTCGCTGCCGTGCTCGGCCAGATCTTCGACGAGGCTCGTGCTGACGTCGAGGATCTCGACGTCACACCCGAGGAGAAATTGGTCAGGCTTCTTGAGGCCACCAAGGCTTACCGGATCATTCACCGCGAGGCGTACGAAAGAATGGCCGAATCCCAAGGGCTGCGCGCGGTGTACTCCGAGACGGCCGAGTGGCTGGAGTGCCAGCTGCTGTTGTCGGTGGAACAGCGATTGCCTGCTGGGTACGACACGGCCGCGATTGCCGACGTTGCGCACGTGCTGTTCGAGGGGCTGCTGGTAAGCCAACGCGACCTGGACCGCCCGATCGGTGAGATCGTGCGGTTGCTGATCGACGCGTTGGTGGCCTCGGCAACGGCGGAATCCGCGGTCAGCCCCGAACGGTAG
- a CDS encoding DoxX family protein, producing the protein MLFVLAGTAQVIAPHRDAELAAVRRVRFVTPGLVRLGGVVQALAGIAVILGIRTTVAAGMLAVFLVVATLTMHRFWAAEDPAERASEQAHFLKNVALIGGALVVSVA; encoded by the coding sequence ATGCTGTTCGTGTTGGCAGGTACGGCTCAAGTGATCGCCCCCCATCGGGATGCTGAACTTGCCGCGGTCCGGCGTGTCCGTTTTGTCACGCCAGGACTAGTCAGGCTGGGCGGGGTCGTTCAAGCATTGGCAGGGATAGCTGTGATCCTGGGGATCCGGACCACCGTGGCAGCCGGGATGCTGGCTGTGTTCCTGGTGGTCGCGACACTCACGATGCACCGGTTTTGGGCCGCTGAAGATCCGGCGGAGCGAGCCTCCGAGCAGGCGCACTTCCTGAAGAACGTCGCCCTGATCGGCGGCGCACTGGTGGTGTCGGTTGCCTGA